The DNA sequence ACTTCACAGAACTCTCGCATCGCCCCGAACCGTCCCGAGCCGGCAGTTTCCGCAATACTAGCCTAATTAGGCATGTATCTAACCTATGTTGACCTAGCATGCATATCTTTGAAATATATCTCGAGAATTGAGCCTCTGTGACTGGACAATAAagacaaatatatatcaGGAACATTGCCTTTCTTTAAATGAAGTTCATGTACTGGAAAGTCACGAATACTAGTGGAGAAGGACGCGGCTTTACCCCGAGATCAGAGGATCGATCCACGATTCACCCCACTTGCAGTCAGATTTGTCTTGCGTCCTATTGACTCTAGAATTATTAATCCTATAGCCAGGCTGCTTAGCATTCCTTTCTCAGAAGTCTATTATGAGTGGTTCATATTCCAGCTTCATGTATCAGACCTTGAATGCTTTCCAACGTACATTGTCTTGCAAGCCTGGTACATTATTACTGGGAAACGAGAGTGAATGCCAAATGGACCTTTGCAAAGGGTCGCACCTCATCTGCAATTGTCATATTATAGGGGCCATATTCCTGCATCTTGACGGAAACTTCCTTCCCATTCCCATATGACGTGGGGTCAGTAAGGTAGTCCTGATACTTCGTTCCTGGCTTTGCCAGAGTGATGGTGCATTCATTACTGTTTTGGGAAGCCAGTAATCGACTGCAAGAGCATCAGTATCAAGTTGCTTTAGATGCCAACGAAGGGTACTTACTGTCCGGGGAGCTTTCGCAGGCCGCCTTCGGCTGTGGCCGCGAACTAAGTGGCCATTTCTGCCGTTTCCTGCACTCTCACTCGATTATAAATTTGGGCGCGGAGGCCGCGCTTCGTCTCGGCGATGCCGCGGGGGACCCTTTCCTCCGCATTTCATAGAGCGTCATCCATTTCCGACGTGAACTTTTTCCCTGAGGCGAACGTGGCTGTAAAGGACACACCTTCCATGGTCCAAGTAAGTGAAGGGCGTGGGACTAAAGCGTTAACTTCCTTCAAGAAGCTTATCAACATACAGTTCACGGTCTGCTCAGCGTAAGCAGTAGGGTAAATTGTGTCGTTGGATTTGAATGGAGGAGTTTCTTCGACGCTCACGTTATCCGACGAAGAatattcatcatcatcatcatcggagtAAGTTTACTTTGGATTGCCTCTGGTGGAGCGTGCCTGGCGTGGGAGGTATTCTGGAAGCGCAGAGTCAGCCCCCTCTGGCTGTcgctcctcttcttcttcaatctcctcatcctaaccttcttcctgttccagcTCATCCCTCACCCCGTCCGTTTCCTTGATGAACCTGATATCATCTTGAAATCGAAGAAACGCTGACTATTCCCTGGGCCAATACCTGCCCTTTCTCAAGACCTCGtcgatcttttcttcatttatATGTCGTAAGAGGTTGTTCAAATAATTGCGAGCTTACAGTTCCCTCAGTGCAGCAGATTATTTGTGTGGAAAGCTCGTCCTGCAGGGATGTGTCGCCTTCAAACAGAATACAGCAAACGAACAATATCCTTTATTAACACTTACCGAATAACGCTATCGGGAGTATAACCCTCTACTTTATTATTCACCGTTTAGATGATTCTCTATGTGGCTGTTAAAGTCTCACTTTCAGAAAGGTCAAACTCTCGCCGCGACGACTCGTGGGAGTCGACAAATCGAACAGAGAAACCCCATCTCATGTTTACCTGAAGGATGCAGCCATTGGCGAGAGCGACAAGACTAACGACTCTGGCTACGTATTTGACAACGAAGCATCTTCCCAGCTCGGAAAATACCCAAGCTAAGATCGAAGTCCGATGGACGCCTCTTGAAGGGTGCGCTTCCTACAATCCTGACTGCGACTCGAAAACGCATGCGGTGGGAGAATTTTAGTTAACATGGTACATGTTGTCATTCCGATAAGCAGATTTCTACCCTGAAATATAAACCAACGTAACTGTCATAACCTTCTATGGTCTTCTTTATTATATAGCGCAACAAAGGACCTGCGCCGGTGGTAGCATAATAAATGGGGCCTAGTGGTAAAGACAACCGGGTGTGGGATTAGGTACAATAAGAGTATCTAGTCTGATTAATACTGTGATATCTACTTTAAGAAGTATTTGACTGACTGCAGAATCCATCATTATATACACACAGTCTGAAATATTCCTTCCTAGCGTTCGTTTTTGGAATATGACCATTTAAGCACACCTGCCCAAGCACCCGAAACCAAAGATATATTGAGGGTTTACTACCTACAACGTCAAGTCTTGGCCAATTTAACTGTCACCTAGTGTCCGCCAGTCATACTTTATAAGCGACCAACTCGAAGcaacaaaatatataaaaataaaattacaTACAACAGaagggattcgctggtggtcacccacccaactactaacctcccggcgtgtggcttaagtacggctgagcggacgggaagccctgttctccacaccctatggtcgtatgtactagCTTACTCTAAGTATTTGGGTTATAAGACTGAACTACGTGGTATGTACCATGGTTGTGTTCTGGAAATGTTCCATGTATCAGCTTTGGACTCGATCATGAACATATAAACTTTATTACATCATGGAGgcgttcttttcctttccggCTCTAGTGCAAGTGCCTTTATCAGCTGCATATACCTCGTGGATGGAAGAAAACCCCGCTATTTAAAACagttccccttcttctcgaactGATAATACATATCCCTTCTCCACCATTTCAAGATGTCCACCAGATCAAGCCTTTTTCTCCTGGTTCTTTTATTCCCACCCACCTGGGGCCAGGAAACCCCAACATGCCTTTCTCCCGCTAGTAACGGGGGACCTCCCAACAAAGCCGCCTGCTGCTTAGAACCTGGTCGACAAGAGGAGTCCGTCGATGGAGTTATCTACGAATATATCTGCAATCACTACGCCACAAATACTAATGTATTTTATCACGAGGTCCTGAATGCCTATGAATGTGCCAAGAAGTGCTCCGAGGAGGCGGGATTATGTCATGCCGCATCGTGGAAGCCAAAGGCTAGCAGCTCTGAAGGGGGCAGGTGCTTTTTGGCCATGGCAGGTTTTGTAGAGAAGCCAGATCGAAATGGAGAGTGGTTGCTTCTAGTTCGGACAGATCGAATGGAGCCGGTCGCTGGTGACCCGTCCCATGATTATCCACAGCCCGGttgtgaggaagaggtggatGATGCCTGGACTCAGTGTGAGactgttgttgatgagtACTGCGAAATGAGGACAGCACATATGCAACAGCAGCTGGATGCGAAGGATGCGGACCTTGTGAATTGTATGCATTTCCATGCACTTTCGTTCTTCTTTATTGCAACTGCTTACCTATTTTCTGTAGGCGGTCGTGGGATGAACCCGTCCATCTATATAAGCAGGAGTCGCAAACCTTATAGGGCCTGGTGTAGGAGAGGTAAGTTTCAACTATTGCATTCCCGTGAATGTGGCTAAAAACGGTTCCGAACCACGAATAGCACTCGCCCAGGTAGTCAATACAGGTGGGATTAATCTTGGCAGGACAAAAGGGCTCAATGAATGCCTCAGCTTATGTGATAGGCATAGCAACTGCAAAGCACTCACTTATTGGATACACAAAGGACGATGTGACGGCCTCTCAACTAACCCTGTTCCTACCCTTGAACGAACTATGGCTATCACGCTAACCCGTCTCTGAGTAGCTTATAAGTTCTGAGAGAACTCATTGATTCTTATTTATTTACATTCTCCGCGCTTGATTGAAACATTGGAGCTATTGTCACTCCAAGCTTCACAACAAATGGTATTTCCGTCTCGCTTTGTCACTGGCGTCTGGTGGTTAGATTTGTTCTGCTGTTTGTTGAGTGCGCGTGTCTCCCGCCGGTACTGTTCTTTCTAAAGTATACATGACAGGTTTCTTACATATTGCGTTTTGATACAGTTCTGATGACAATTTCATTAAGAAGACTTGAGATCATAGATACCATTAGGCATTTAATTTCCTATGGGATGAAAGGTAAATGAACTCAACACATTCGTTCCTTCAGCCCCGTCTGCGCACATCCGCAATTAGGGTTCCATTGCTCATGTGCATGGCAACGACTCGACCAGTGTCATACATTCAACAGATCACCTAAGTAACGAGTCATCCTCCACCGACTTGGACATTGTAAAGTCCCTACTCGCTTATTGAAGGGCAAACTTCGCGTTTTCTGGTTGTGGACCCTCTACAGGTCGAGGCCAAGTTTCAAACGTGGCCCTTTCATCCTGTAAGTAGCGGTATTGTGACAGTTGTTATTGACTTATATATCAAACGAGATTCTTTCATGGTGTGTAAAAGTGTCAGAACTTTTTATGGTCTCTATTTTAGTTCTATGCGTCAAGATTTGGTCAGGATGGTGTTCCAATGCTCGCGAAACAATAAGCATCCAAAGCATCGACCAAATGAAACCTGATAtttttgaaagagaaaaggaaagaaaatgtcTATTACTGCCAGGCACTGGTGCCTAGACGATTCGTCTCACATAAAGCTCTGTCTTAAGCGCTGCTTTCAGCCTTGATGTCCTCTTCAGCTTGGCGTTTCACGATCTCCCGGACCTTCTCCCACGAATTCTCAACCGTGGTGACCCTGGTCTCCTTTTGCGCGAAAGCCTTGAACTCGTCAGGAAGCACCTGCTCATCGAAGTTGAAGCCGGCCTCGCCCTTGAGAGCTGATTCGACGACCTCAGAGAATTTGGCGGGGTGAGCAGTGGAGAGCGAGATGTGGTGGACGTTCGAGCCATTCTTAGCAAGCGATCTCTTCGCGACGGTAACTGCAACAGCCGAATGGGGATCAAGAACGTATTTGGTTTCCTGGTAGCAAGACTTGATAGTCTCGACAGTCTCTGAGTTGCTCACACGGTCGCTGTCGAAAGTCGACCGTCCGTTTTCCAACAGGTCCTTATCTACAGGCCCGAAGCCGCCAGTTGCCTTCAATGATTGGTACCAGGCCAAAACCTCTTCACCggccctcttcttgctggacgCGTCGTCCAAGCCGGCTGCCGCTGCTTGTTCTATGATCAGTCAGCATGAGAGCAAAAGGCGACTAAGGCGTGGGGTATACCTTTTGCGAGGAACCACATGAGTCTCTCGAAGTTGCTGGAGACCAAAATATCCATTGCAGG is a window from the Aspergillus oryzae RIB40 DNA, chromosome 6 genome containing:
- a CDS encoding uncharacterized protein (predicted protein); amino-acid sequence: MRRLKKKRSDSQRGLTLRFQNTSHARHAPPEAIQSKLTPMMMMMNILRRITRLLASQNSNECTITLAKPGTKYQDYLTDPTSYGNGKEVSVKMQEYGPYNMTIADEVRPFAKVHLAFTLVSQ